In one window of Thalassotalea agarivorans DNA:
- the lpxB gene encoding lipid-A-disaccharide synthase, whose protein sequence is MTETEQRSQPVFAMIVGEHSGDTLGVGLMKALKEHYPQASFVGIGGPKMIAEGFDSLFAMEELAVMGIFEVLGRLRRLLHIRKTVVKHFKALQPDVFIGIDAPDFNIPVELKLKQSGIKTVHYVSPSVWAWREKRVFKIAAATDMVLALLPFEKAFYDKHDVPCTFVGHPLADDIPLTSDQAQARNQLSLEPSGKLLALMPGSRSSELTKLVEPFLQSAQQLFEQDKTLQFVVPMISEQRAEQFEALKQEIAPELPVSVIVGETQKVMAASDCLLTASGTVTLEAALIKRPMVITYKFNWLTYQVGKRLVNVEWFSLPNLLANKTLVPELLQDEVTVDNIVPLLKERLYDNQEDLTAAFTEIHQVLKQDASKQAAQAVVDLL, encoded by the coding sequence ATGACTGAAACTGAACAAAGATCTCAGCCAGTGTTTGCCATGATTGTTGGTGAACACTCGGGTGATACCCTTGGTGTCGGCTTAATGAAAGCCCTAAAAGAGCACTACCCACAAGCAAGTTTTGTGGGCATTGGTGGCCCTAAAATGATCGCTGAAGGTTTTGACAGCCTATTTGCGATGGAAGAGCTTGCTGTCATGGGGATTTTTGAAGTGCTCGGTCGTTTAAGGCGTTTACTTCATATCAGAAAGACCGTGGTAAAGCATTTTAAGGCATTGCAGCCTGATGTGTTTATTGGCATAGATGCCCCCGATTTTAATATTCCGGTTGAATTAAAGCTCAAACAGTCAGGCATTAAGACAGTCCATTACGTCAGTCCTTCTGTGTGGGCGTGGCGAGAAAAACGCGTATTTAAAATAGCTGCTGCCACGGATATGGTGCTAGCGTTACTGCCGTTTGAAAAAGCCTTTTATGATAAACACGACGTACCTTGTACCTTTGTAGGTCACCCATTAGCCGATGACATTCCGCTAACATCAGATCAAGCGCAAGCGAGAAATCAGCTATCGTTAGAGCCATCAGGTAAACTATTAGCACTAATGCCAGGAAGTCGCTCAAGCGAATTAACCAAGTTAGTAGAGCCTTTTTTACAAAGCGCGCAGCAATTATTTGAACAAGATAAGACCTTACAATTTGTTGTTCCCATGATTAGTGAGCAACGTGCAGAACAATTTGAAGCGCTCAAGCAAGAGATCGCGCCTGAGTTGCCAGTATCTGTTATTGTAGGGGAAACACAAAAAGTAATGGCTGCGAGTGATTGTTTGCTAACTGCCTCCGGTACCGTGACATTAGAGGCGGCATTGATAAAGCGCCCTATGGTTATTACTTACAAATTCAATTGGCTGACTTACCAAGTAGGTAAACGTTTAGTCAACGTTGAATGGTTTTCATTGCCTAACTTATTGGCCAATAAAACCCTGGTGCCAGAGCTGTTGCAAGATGAAGTAACAGTAGACAACATTGTGCCTTTGTTAAAAGAAAGGCTGTATGATAATCAAGAAGACTTAACCGCCGCATTTACCGAAATTCATCAGGTATTAAAGCAAGATGCGAGTAAACAAGCCGCTCAGGCTGTAGTAGATTTACTGTAA
- the fabZ gene encoding 3-hydroxyacyl-ACP dehydratase FabZ has product METTNNVIDIEEIQTLIPHRYPMLLVDRVLDWESGKSLHAIKNITFNEPVFQGHFPSFSIFPGVMILEALAQATGILGFKTHQDQAGKELYLFASIDNARFKKPVVPGDTMHLHVEFIKERRGMWKFYGEAKVDGKVVCSADLMCARREL; this is encoded by the coding sequence TTGGAAACGACAAATAACGTTATTGATATAGAAGAGATCCAAACACTAATACCACATCGTTATCCGATGTTATTGGTGGATCGAGTTTTGGATTGGGAGTCAGGTAAGAGCTTACACGCGATTAAAAACATTACCTTCAATGAACCTGTGTTTCAGGGGCATTTCCCAAGTTTCTCGATTTTTCCTGGCGTCATGATTTTAGAAGCGTTAGCGCAAGCGACCGGTATTTTGGGTTTTAAAACGCATCAAGATCAAGCAGGCAAAGAATTGTATTTGTTTGCATCGATAGATAACGCTAGATTTAAAAAGCCAGTAGTGCCTGGCGATACCATGCATTTGCATGTCGAATTTATTAAAGAGCGCCGTGGTATGTGGAAGTTTTACGGTGAAGCAAAGGTTGACGGCAAGGTAGTATGTTCAGCCGATTTAATGTGTGCAAGAAGAGAACTATAA
- the lpxA gene encoding acyl-ACP--UDP-N-acetylglucosamine O-acyltransferase, whose product MIHPQAIIEPGAKVGNNVTIGPWTYIGNDVVIGDDCVIHSHVVIKGPTEIGKGNRVFQFATLGEECQDLKYNNEPTKLIIGDNNTFRECCTVHRGTIQDEGITRIGSNNLFMAYTHVAHDCVVGDNCILANNASIAGHVHVGNHAIIGGMAGVHQFCKIGEHAFIAATSTVLRDVPPYVMASGNPAGPFGLNSEGLKRRGFDKDAITAVKRSYRLLYRKGLTLDNAVEEITTQYGQFPEVQRFLEFIKHSDRGLAR is encoded by the coding sequence GTGATACACCCGCAAGCGATAATTGAACCAGGTGCCAAAGTAGGCAATAACGTTACCATAGGTCCTTGGACTTACATTGGTAATGATGTTGTCATTGGCGACGATTGTGTGATTCATTCACATGTAGTCATTAAAGGCCCCACCGAAATAGGTAAGGGCAATCGTGTTTTTCAATTTGCGACGCTTGGCGAAGAATGCCAAGATTTAAAATACAACAACGAGCCGACCAAGCTGATTATCGGTGACAATAATACCTTCCGCGAATGTTGTACTGTACATCGCGGTACTATTCAAGATGAAGGTATCACGCGCATTGGTAGTAATAACTTGTTCATGGCATATACACATGTTGCCCATGACTGTGTTGTCGGTGACAACTGTATTTTGGCTAACAATGCCTCTATTGCGGGTCATGTTCATGTTGGCAATCATGCCATTATCGGCGGCATGGCGGGTGTACATCAGTTTTGTAAGATCGGTGAGCATGCCTTTATTGCAGCAACATCTACCGTGCTACGAGATGTGCCACCTTATGTCATGGCGTCTGGCAACCCGGCGGGTCCCTTTGGCTTGAATAGTGAAGGGCTTAAACGTCGCGGTTTTGATAAAGACGCTATCACAGCAGTGAAACGTTCTTATCGACTGCTTTATCGCAAAGGGCTTACCCTAGACAACGCGGTAGAAGAGATTACCACACAATATGGTCAGTTCCCTGAAGTACAAAGATTCCTTGAGTTTATCAAACACTCTGACCGTGGATTAGCACGTTAA